In one Staphylococcus lutrae genomic region, the following are encoded:
- the sbnF gene encoding staphyloferrin B biosynthesis protein SbnF: MSQIIQQVRKRIMHQLITSLVYEDIVQYEMLPLNDSTRYAYHINGETAQYRVQMTHTDSFDRLRVMSPIWRVENDEVVETLNYVQLLREVNFTFEKDEARLEDFILELLQTELKDTQALRSRARQPIQNLETFDDFEAYAMEGHPYHPSYKSRLGFTLTDNTTYGPDFRPSVPLQWIAVKSDYVETTVSHTVDRLQLLKKQLGHATFEKFTKRIAHAGHTLETMMILPVHPWQFEHVIQVVFAEAWMNGEMIWLGTCEENYMPQQSIRTLAPTDKDKYCLKVPISITNTSTKRVLAPHTIENAAQITDWLKRIQSRDAFLEKELKTIFLGEVFGHAYHHPTLSSIKQTQIYGTLGVIWRENIYHYIKEHESALPFNALYSTDTTGRPLIDSWCSKYGVERWLQQFYDVAVTPMIHMLYYHGIAFESHAQNMTLIHEDGWPTRIALKDFHDGLRFKPSLLSDIAQYPQLRYTPEAHRKVNCNSFIETESVTLVRDFLHDAFFFINIAEIVQFVHQNYEVEAQTQWRIIRKVIERYQDRFPSLPNYEHFDLFAPTIQIEKLTTRRLREDVALRLHQVRNPLREVVQ; encoded by the coding sequence ATGAGTCAAATCATTCAACAAGTTAGAAAACGGATTATGCATCAACTCATCACGTCTCTCGTCTATGAAGATATTGTTCAATATGAAATGCTTCCGCTGAACGATTCAACGCGATATGCCTATCACATCAATGGAGAGACAGCGCAATATCGTGTGCAAATGACGCACACAGACAGTTTTGATCGATTGCGGGTCATGTCCCCCATTTGGCGTGTTGAAAATGACGAAGTGGTCGAAACGTTAAATTATGTCCAACTCCTCAGAGAAGTGAACTTTACTTTTGAAAAAGATGAAGCACGATTGGAAGATTTCATTCTGGAGTTGTTACAAACGGAATTAAAAGATACACAGGCATTACGTTCTCGTGCACGTCAACCGATACAAAATTTAGAAACGTTTGATGATTTTGAAGCATACGCAATGGAAGGACATCCTTATCATCCGAGTTATAAATCGCGGCTCGGTTTTACGTTGACGGATAATACAACCTATGGACCTGATTTTCGACCGTCAGTGCCATTGCAATGGATTGCCGTCAAATCGGACTATGTTGAAACCACTGTCTCACACACGGTGGATAGGCTACAGTTGTTGAAAAAGCAGCTCGGGCATGCGACATTTGAAAAATTTACAAAACGGATTGCGCATGCTGGCCATACTTTAGAAACGATGATGATATTGCCTGTTCATCCTTGGCAGTTTGAGCATGTCATCCAAGTTGTATTTGCAGAAGCTTGGATGAATGGGGAGATGATTTGGTTGGGAACGTGTGAGGAAAATTATATGCCACAGCAATCGATTCGCACGCTTGCGCCTACAGATAAGGATAAGTACTGCTTAAAAGTGCCTATCAGTATTACGAATACGTCTACAAAGCGCGTATTAGCCCCGCACACAATTGAAAATGCTGCACAAATCACAGACTGGCTCAAGCGTATCCAATCCCGTGACGCTTTCCTTGAAAAAGAATTGAAAACAATTTTTTTAGGTGAAGTGTTCGGTCATGCTTATCATCATCCGACATTATCTTCCATAAAACAAACGCAAATCTATGGAACGTTAGGTGTCATTTGGAGAGAAAACATTTATCACTATATTAAGGAACATGAGTCAGCGCTTCCTTTTAATGCGCTTTATTCAACAGATACCACTGGGCGACCATTGATTGATTCATGGTGCTCAAAATATGGCGTTGAACGATGGTTACAGCAATTTTATGATGTGGCGGTGACACCAATGATTCACATGCTTTATTATCATGGGATTGCTTTTGAGTCACATGCGCAAAATATGACATTGATTCATGAGGACGGTTGGCCAACGCGTATTGCACTGAAAGATTTTCATGATGGTTTGCGATTTAAGCCGAGTTTGTTGAGTGATATTGCACAATACCCACAGTTGCGTTATACCCCTGAAGCGCATCGTAAAGTGAATTGCAATTCATTCATTGAAACGGAGTCCGTAACACTTGTGAGAGATTTTCTTCATGATGCGTTTTTCTTCATTAATATTGCAGAAATTGTTCAATTCGTTCATCAAAATTACGAGGTTGAAGCACAAACGCAGTGGCGCATAATCCGTAAAGTGATTGAAAGGTATCAAGACAGGTTTCCGTCGTTACCAAACTATGAACACTTTGATTTATTTGCACCGACGATTCAAATTGAAAAACTAACGACACGTCGTCTCAGAGAAGATGTTGCGTTGCGTTTACATCAAGTACGAAATCCGTTAAGAGAGGTGGTTCAATGA
- a CDS encoding IucA/IucC family protein produces the protein MQNINTRKRAEHATLERLLNIYFRENGMHQTVSDTSQWEIRLNDQLTLRGTWHYWSPMGHHMYDKAVYLESIGHVSQLTLLEAITYVLEAMADDAQETLLTAIVTRVKQDMHNSITRTARYLEQMTRPAITGNDDYLISEQSLYLGHPFHPTPKSATGFTDEDIEKYAPECHAAFQLHYLAVDPTLLVERYVPTYEQVVDQTLRQLAEIEAHAYTATYRLLPVHPYQIAVLKQEPVIQQYLANGRIQDLGQRGDVVYPTSSVRTVFSKKLNIYLKLPIQVRLTNFIRTNDFEQIQRTLDAAEVVAAIKNEFETPTFKLMFEHGYRALQPNHDETSLDLLANSAMIVREGIVDYGPEVEIHVLASLLETMPDHVHSKLAGVWQQSGLSCEAWLTLYLNRVIWPMLDLFVKTGISLEAHVQNTLVTIEEGCPTVCYVRDLEGICVSELIATQQGIIPKIIGEESPVVYRHQEAWHRFKYYIIVNHLGHLVSTLGKATGQELLLWKAVNATLAEWQQKAQGRDLLIQCLEDLRYNPIFYAKANLMSKLQERGEDPIYVKIPNPICEKEGFIDESNHSTS, from the coding sequence GTGCAAAATATTAATACAAGAAAACGCGCAGAACATGCCACGTTAGAGCGACTTTTAAATATTTATTTTCGTGAAAACGGGATGCATCAAACCGTATCAGATACATCGCAATGGGAGATTCGTTTGAATGATCAGTTGACGTTGCGTGGCACATGGCATTATTGGTCACCCATGGGACACCATATGTATGACAAAGCCGTATATCTAGAAAGTATAGGGCATGTCTCGCAGTTAACACTTTTAGAAGCGATAACGTATGTGCTCGAAGCGATGGCGGATGATGCGCAGGAGACACTTCTTACAGCGATTGTGACACGTGTGAAACAAGACATGCATAACAGTATTACAAGAACGGCACGTTATCTTGAACAAATGACACGTCCCGCTATCACAGGCAACGATGATTATTTAATATCTGAACAATCGCTTTATTTAGGTCATCCCTTTCATCCTACACCTAAAAGTGCGACAGGCTTTACAGATGAAGATATTGAAAAATATGCACCTGAATGCCACGCGGCTTTTCAATTACACTATTTAGCGGTTGATCCTACACTGTTGGTTGAACGTTATGTCCCAACATATGAACAGGTTGTAGATCAGACACTGCGCCAATTAGCTGAAATCGAAGCACATGCGTACACAGCAACGTATCGTTTGCTCCCTGTTCACCCATATCAAATCGCGGTTTTAAAGCAGGAGCCGGTGATCCAACAATATTTGGCTAACGGAAGAATACAAGATTTAGGGCAACGTGGAGATGTCGTTTATCCCACTTCATCTGTACGTACGGTCTTTTCAAAAAAATTAAATATCTATTTAAAGTTGCCGATACAAGTACGATTGACCAACTTTATCAGGACGAATGATTTTGAACAGATACAAAGGACATTAGACGCAGCGGAAGTTGTCGCAGCAATCAAAAATGAATTTGAAACGCCCACCTTTAAATTGATGTTCGAACATGGTTATCGTGCATTGCAACCTAACCATGATGAAACATCTCTTGATCTTTTGGCCAATAGTGCCATGATCGTGCGAGAAGGCATCGTGGATTATGGTCCTGAGGTGGAAATTCATGTGCTTGCGAGTCTGCTAGAAACAATGCCAGACCATGTGCATTCCAAGTTAGCCGGAGTGTGGCAGCAAAGTGGACTATCATGTGAAGCATGGTTGACGTTGTACTTAAATCGAGTGATTTGGCCGATGCTCGACTTGTTTGTTAAAACGGGGATTAGCCTAGAAGCCCATGTTCAAAATACATTAGTCACAATAGAAGAAGGATGTCCAACCGTCTGTTATGTACGTGATTTAGAAGGGATATGTGTGTCCGAGTTGATTGCGACACAACAAGGCATTATCCCAAAGATTATCGGGGAAGAGAGTCCGGTTGTGTATCGTCATCAAGAGGCATGGCATCGCTTTAAGTATTACATTATTGTCAATCATTTAGGGCATCTTGTTTCAACGTTAGGCAAAGCGACAGGGCAAGAGTTGTTGCTTTGGAAAGCGGTGAACGCGACATTGGCGGAATGGCAACAAAAGGCACAAGGCCGTGATCTGCTCATCCAATGTTTGGAAGATTTACGCTACAATCCTATTTTTTACGCAAAAGCTAATTTAATGAGTAAATTACAAGAACGGGGAGAAGACCCCATTTATGTTAAAATACCGAATCCTATTTGTGAAAAGGAGGGCTTCATCGATGAGTCAAATCATTCAACAAGTTAG
- a CDS encoding HpcH/HpaI aldolase family protein, which yields MSVLSLKANLELGKMQYGLMNAIPDPLVVELIAASGYDFVVIDTEHVAIDDGTLAHMIRAAETAQIIPIVRVSASIERDIIKVLDMGAKGIIIPHVKDRATAERVVALSRYYPQGMRSLNGGRVAQFGKIPLTTAMTQSNASIIVIAMIEDMEGVAQIEDIVQVDGLDMIIEGAADLSQSIGLPWQTRHEDVQCAIQKIYQATKAAGKYFCALPRDEAQVKQWRNQGVQCLLMGDDRGKIYRHLQQDLAQMKEVNRDDNA from the coding sequence ATGAGTGTATTATCACTGAAAGCCAATCTAGAATTAGGAAAAATGCAGTATGGTTTAATGAATGCTATTCCAGATCCATTGGTCGTTGAGTTGATTGCAGCGAGTGGTTATGATTTTGTGGTGATTGATACAGAGCATGTCGCTATAGATGATGGTACCCTTGCACATATGATTCGTGCGGCTGAAACAGCGCAGATTATTCCGATTGTCCGTGTGAGTGCGTCAATTGAACGCGATATCATCAAAGTACTAGATATGGGAGCAAAAGGCATTATCATCCCTCATGTGAAAGATCGCGCAACAGCAGAACGTGTAGTGGCGTTAAGTCGTTATTATCCCCAAGGTATGCGCAGTTTAAACGGGGGCAGAGTTGCACAATTTGGTAAGATTCCGTTGACTACTGCGATGACGCAATCCAATGCGTCAATCATCGTTATCGCAATGATTGAGGATATGGAAGGGGTGGCACAAATTGAAGATATTGTGCAGGTGGACGGTTTAGACATGATTATTGAAGGCGCTGCAGATTTGTCTCAATCAATAGGATTGCCGTGGCAAACGCGTCATGAAGACGTTCAATGTGCGATTCAAAAAATATATCAGGCAACCAAGGCAGCGGGGAAATATTTCTGCGCGCTCCCGCGGGATGAGGCGCAAGTCAAACAATGGCGCAATCAAGGGGTACAGTGTTTATTGATGGGAGATGACAGAGGGAAAATATATCGTCATTTGCAACAAGATTTGGCACAGATGAAAGAGGTGAATAGAGATGACAACGCTTGA